A single region of the Serinus canaria isolate serCan28SL12 chromosome 1, serCan2020, whole genome shotgun sequence genome encodes:
- the PTMS gene encoding parathymosin isoform X1 codes for MSEKRVEEAPAELSAKERKEKKEKLEEKAVHKEKKKEIVEDEENGADEDDEENPDDVDEEEGGDEDEEADENGQEQDGHAEKRSAEEEEDEVDPKRQKTENGSSA; via the exons ATGTCGGAAAAACGCGTTGAGGAAGCACCGGCGGAGCTGAGCGCTAAG gaaaggaaagaaaagaaggaaaaactcGAAGAGAAGGCGGtccacaaagaaaagaagaaggagatAGTAGAG GATGAGGAGAACGGAGctgatgaggatgatgaagaGAATCCTGATGATGTGGATGAAGAAGAAGGGGGTGATGAGGATGAAG AAGCAGATGAGaatgggcaggagcaggatggcCACGCAGAGAAGCGatctgcagaggaggaggag GATGAAGTGGATCCAAAGagacagaagacagaaaatggcTCTTCAGCTTGA
- the PTMS gene encoding parathymosin isoform X2, translating into MGREREVRKRLGLTDKERKEKKEKLEEKAVHKEKKKEIVEDEENGADEDDEENPDDVDEEEGGDEDEEADENGQEQDGHAEKRSAEEEEDEVDPKRQKTENGSSA; encoded by the exons atggggagagagagagaggtcCGGAAACGCCTCGGTCTTACGGACAAG gaaaggaaagaaaagaaggaaaaactcGAAGAGAAGGCGGtccacaaagaaaagaagaaggagatAGTAGAG GATGAGGAGAACGGAGctgatgaggatgatgaagaGAATCCTGATGATGTGGATGAAGAAGAAGGGGGTGATGAGGATGAAG AAGCAGATGAGaatgggcaggagcaggatggcCACGCAGAGAAGCGatctgcagaggaggaggag GATGAAGTGGATCCAAAGagacagaagacagaaaatggcTCTTCAGCTTGA
- the COPS7A gene encoding COP9 signalosome complex subunit 7a, protein MAAEGKVTGQSQEQFLLLAKAARGAALASLIHQVLEAPGIYVFGELLDMPAVRELADSEFSPVFRLLTIFAYGTYADYLAEAANLPPLTEAQKNKLRHLSVVTLAAKIKCIPYSVLLEQLQLKNVRQLEDLVIEAVYADVLRGSLDQRNQRLEVDYSIGRDIRREELSTITRTLQEWCQGCEVVLSGIEEQVSRANQHKEQQLALKQQIESEVANLKKTIKVTTAAAAAATSQDPEQHLTELREPAPGTNQRQASKKTSKAKGLRGSTKIWSKSN, encoded by the exons aTGGCGGCCGAGGGGAAGGTGAcggggcagagccaggagcagttcctgctgctggccaaggcgGCCCGCGGCGCCGCGCTCGCCAGCCTGATCCACCAGGTGCTGGAGGCCCCGGGCATCTACGTGTTCGGGGAGCTGCTGGACATGCCCGCCGTCCGCGAG CTGGCCGACAGCGAGTTCTCCCCCGTGTTCCGCCTCCTCACCATCTTCGCCTACGGCACCTACGCGGACTACCTGG CTGAAGCAGCAAACCTCCCTCCCTTGACAGAGGCCCAGAAGAACAAACTGAGGCACCTGTCAGTCGTCACTCTGGCTGCCAAGATCAAG TGCATCCCCTACTCAGTGCTGCTTGAGCAGTTGCAGCTGAAGAATGTCCGGCAGCTGGAGGACCTGGTGATTGAGGCTGTGTACGCAGATGTGCTGCGAGGGAGCTTGGATCAACGGAACCAGCGCCTGGAGGTGGATTACAGCATTGGGAGGGACATCCGGAGGGAGGAGCTTAGCACCATCACCCGCACATTGCAGGAGTG gtgccagggctgcGAGGTTGTGCTGTCAGGCATTGAGGAGCAGGTCAGCCGGGCCAACcagcacaaagagcagcagctggcccTGAAGCAGCAGATCGAGAGTGAG GTGGCAAACCTGAAGAAGACCATTAAAGTGACAACAGCAGCCGCTGCAGCAGCCACGTCCCAGGACCCAGAGCAGCACCTCACGGAGCTCAGGGAGCCGGCCCCTGGCACCAACCAGCGCCAGGCGAGCAAGAAAACTTCCAAAGCCAAAGG gctcCGGGGCAGCACGAAGATTTGGTCTAAGTCAAACTAG
- the MLF2 gene encoding myeloid leukemia factor 2 — translation MFRLMRDGEPEDPMFAMDPFAIHRQHMNRMLSGSFGFGPLLGITDGTTPGARQAGRRMQAGAVSPFGMLGMAGGFIDMFGMMNDMIGNMEHMTSGANCQTFTSSTVISYSNLGDGPKVYQETSEMRSAPGGIRETRRTVRDSDSGLEQMSIGHHIRERAHIMQRSRNHRTGDQEERQDYINMDESDAAAFDDEWRRETSRFRPQRGLDYRRHDGSGGRRAEGTRLAIQGPEDSPSRQSRRYDW, via the exons ATGTTCCGGCTGATGAGGGATGGCGAGCCGGAGGATCCCATGTTTGCCAT GGATCCTTTTGCCATCCACCGGCAGCACATGAACCGCATGCTATCTGGCAGTTTCGGGTTCGGGCCGCTCCTCGGCATCACCGATGGCACCACCCCTGGCGCTCGCCAGGCTGGCCGCAGGATGCAG gcaggagctgtttcACCCTTTGGGATGCTCGGCATG GCAGGTGGCTTTATAGATATGTTTGGGATGATGAACGACATGATTGGAAACATG GAGCATATGACAAGTGGTGCTAACTGCCAGACATTTACCTCCTCAACTGTCATCTCTTATTCCAACCTGGGTGATGGGCCCAAAGTCTATCAGGAGACCTCAGAGATGCGTTCAGCACCTGGCGGG ATCCGTGAGACAAGACGAACCGTAAGGGACTCGGACAGTGGCTTGGAACAGATGTCGATCGGACACCACATCAGGGAGAGGGCCCACATCATGCAGCGCTCCCGGAACCATCGCACAGGCGAccaggaggagaggcaggactACATCAACATGGACGAAA GCGACGCGGCCGCGTTTGACGACGAGTGGCGGCGAGAGACATCGCGGTTCCGGCCACAGCGGGGCCTGGATTACCGGCGCCACGACGGCAGCGGCGGCCGGCGGGCCGAAGGGACTCGTCTCGCCATCCAGGGCCCTGAGGATTCTCCCTCCAGACAGTCCCGCCGGTACGACTGGTGA